The proteins below come from a single Hemiscyllium ocellatum isolate sHemOce1 chromosome 24, sHemOce1.pat.X.cur, whole genome shotgun sequence genomic window:
- the triap1 gene encoding TP53-regulated inhibitor of apoptosis 1: MNSVGSECVELKRGYDLCFNRWFAEKFLKGDRSPDPCSELFKQYQQCVKKAIKEKEIPIEGLEFMGPKRENPYGSSSSS; the protein is encoded by the exons ATGAACAGCGTGGGCTCCGAGTGTGTGGAGCTGAAGCGGGGCTATGACCTGTGCTTCAACCGGTGGTTCGCCGAGAAGTTCCTGAAGGGAGACAGGAGCCCGGATCCGTGCAGTGAGCTCTTCAAACAGTACCAGCAATGTGTGAAG AAAGCCATCAAGGAAAAAGAAATTCCGATTGAAGGACTGGAATTCATGGGACCCAAGCGGGAAAACCCTTACGGAAGCAGTAGCTCATCATGA